Proteins encoded together in one Rana temporaria chromosome 6, aRanTem1.1, whole genome shotgun sequence window:
- the DHRS9 gene encoding dehydrogenase/reductase SDR family member 9 encodes MFVYVLICAAVLYIWWWIRDGSRISTVTDKYVLITGCDTGFGNYAARTFDKQGFRVLATCLTESGARDLKQETSERLKTVLLDVTDAENVQRVGEWVKEEVGSQGLWGLVNNAGIMGTLAPMDWLSLDDIRQPIEVNLIGLIHVTLVMLPMLKKAKGRIVNISSVGGRVAASGGGYFTSKYGVEGFNDSLRRDMKTFGVNVCCIEPGLFRTPLSDPNTVLQQRTRIWEKLNASIKEEYGENYLPIDAAKKKKLNLIRSSDLSIVVWCMEHALTSQHPRTRYSVGTDANYFWVPLSYMPTFVQDYIILKNKVKIPTTSAI; translated from the exons ATGTTTGTATACGTGTTAATTTGTGCAGCTGTTCTCTATATCTGGTGGTGGATAAGAGATGGCTCAAGAATTTCTACAGTTACAGACAAATATGTTCTAATTACTGGATGTGACACTGGGTTTGGAAATTACGCTGCACGTACTTTTGATAAACAAGGATTCCGAGTTCTAGCAACCTGTTTGACGGAAAGTGGAGCTCGAGATCTAAAGCAGGAGACATCAGAGCGACTTAAAACAGTGTTACTGGACGTAACTGATGCTGAGAATGTTCAGAGAGTTGGTGAATGGGTGAAAGAGGAAGTTGGGAGTCAAG GTCTTTGGGGTTTAGTGAACAATGCCGGAATTATGGGTACTCTGGCTCCCATGGACTGGCTCTCTCTTGATGACATTCGACAACCTATTGAAGTTAATTTAATTGGTTTAATCCACGTCACCTTGGTCATGCTTCCCATGCTTAAGAAAGCAAAGGGTCGGATTGTGAACATATCCAGTGTTGGCGGCAGAGTGGCTGCTAGTGGCGGTGGATATTTTACCTCTAAATATGGAGTTGAAGGATTTAATGACAGTTTACG GCGAGACATGAAGACATTTGGAGTAAACGTCTGCTGCATTGAACCTGGTCTATTTAGAACACCTTTGTCTGATCCGAACACAGTTTTACAACAACGTACACGTATCTGGGAGAAACTTAATGCCAGTATTAAGGAAGAATATGGAGAAAATTATTTACcaatag atgcagcaaagaaaaaaaaattaaaccttatCCGGAGTAGTGACCTGTCCATTGTCGTATGGTGCATGGAACATGCTCTGACCAGCCAACATCCCAGAACTCGTTACAGTGTTGGAACAGATGCCAACTATTTCTGGGTGCCATTGTCTTACATGCCAACATTTGTTCAGGACTATATCATACTGAAAAACAAAGTGAAGATCCCTACTACCAGTGCAATATAA